One Spinacia oleracea cultivar Varoflay chromosome 4, BTI_SOV_V1, whole genome shotgun sequence DNA segment encodes these proteins:
- the LOC110798586 gene encoding fatty-acid-binding protein 1, translating into MASLRFPFSSFPPPINPKPNSSPTSSFRFLAAAGASVAGACAAITVTQNSDKHPLLQNTLNFILSHLHFTPNAPSTSSPFFCASLSLSSDVTPPHVTESKTGASFPSLVRDSQTLLGIGLRSKSLFGLKNINVYAFGVYADEDDVQKYLKKKYGNISASELKDNKDFHDDLLEADLNLTVRLQIVYSRLSVRSVRSAFEESVGSRLQKFGGPDNKELLHRFTSQFKDEMKLPKGSVIELSREHGHVLRTKIDGEDVGSIESKLLCQSVLDLYIGEDPFDRQAKEHVMHKLASGFEKN; encoded by the exons ATGGCATCACTGCGCTTCCCATTCTCTTCGTTCCCTCCGCCTATCAACCCCAAACCCAACTCGTCTCCCACCTCCTCTTTCCGCTTCCTTGCGGCTGCTGGAGCCTCCGTCGCCGGTGCTTGCGCTGCCATTACAGTCACCCAAAATTCCGACAAACACCCACTTCTTCAAAATACCCTCAATTTCATTCTCTCTCATCTCCACTTCACTCCTAATGCTCCTTCTACATCTTCCCCCTTCTTCTGtgcttctctttctctctcctctgacgTCACCCCTCCTCATGTCACCGAATCCAAAACTGGGGCCTCTTTCCCTTCCCTTGTCAGGGATTCTCAGACATTGTTGGGTATTGGATTGAGGAGTAAGAGTTTATTTGGTCTCAAGAACATCAATGTCTATgcttttg GTGTATATGCTGATGAGGATGATGTGCAGAAGTATCTGAAGAAGAAATACGGGAACATTTCAGCTTCTGAGTTGAAAGACAATAAGGATTTCCATGATGATCTGTTGGAAGCTGATTTAAATTTGACTGTTAGACTACAAATTGTCTATTCTAGATTAAGCGTTCGTTCTGTGCGGAGTGCTTTTGAAGAATCAGTGGGAAGCAGACTTCAAAAGTTTGGGGGTCCTGATAACAAAGAATTGCTTCACAG ATTTACTTCTCAGTTCAAAGATGAAATGAAATTACCAAAGGGTTCTGTTATAGAACTCTCCAGGGAACATGGACATGTACTACGCACAAAAA TTGACGGAGAAGATGTAGGGAGCATTGAGAGTAAACTTCTTTGTCAATCAGTACTGGATTTATATATCGGTGAAGATCCATTTGATCGACAAGCAAAAGAACACGTAATGCACAAGTTGGCGAGTGGTTTTGAGAAGAATTAA